From Rhododendron vialii isolate Sample 1 chromosome 7a, ASM3025357v1:
ATAGCATGGATGGCATGAGACATGGGGAATTAAACGAAATAAAATCTGGAACCATGGCTGGATGTCAAACAGTGTCTGAGTATGAGCTCGATACAAACAatagccaacttgcatgcatggatcttcATGCATGCAAatactccatcgcgcgatgaaccCATACTGTCGCGCGAGGGTTGACATCCCATCCACAGACTGAACTttattcccttctgggctctggaaagacTAGTGCTCGCCCAGGaggcaaaccaagcagtttgtATATactgaaaataaataattattacaaacagtgATAACAGGAATAagatgcaacccctaaacagtgggggtaccaAAACAAAGGCTACTGATCAAATTGCCCATGCAAAGGCAATTACTGGAAACATGCTGACCATCGTGCGATGGAGTCAGTTCACCGCGCGagtgtcatgactggacttccaggaattgttttgcatgcctgggctctgagacatattcagaagcaacccatGGGCATTCCAAAGTAAATGAATGAGCAAAATAAGCTAAACTAGCTGGTTTTAGCATGCAAAACAGTGGAATAACTCTAAACGTGCTTCACAGAGATTTATTATACTATAAAAAACAGGAGGTAACTGGCATCCTATCCCCACGAGGACTATCGCGCGATGACCAAGAtagtcgcgcgagagagtgagtccatcgcgcgcAGGAGAGCTAGTTACTGGTTCTTGAAATCCTGCtgactttagggccaggactagtattgattaccagccttggccctgccagccccccctcagggatcaaagcAGTAAGTAGAAAGTagattatacctttgctttgagtgaTTAGAACAAGGTTTGAACAAGATGGTAGTGAAGGAGAAATGAGTGTATGAGGAGCTTGtataatctttctttttttgaatttttttgtcacctttAGCATGGAAGACcaaagggggtatatataggagggggAGAGTGCATTGTTGGTGGTGCACAAGGCTTCACAatcagccaacaaggctggttgtgGTTACTTGGTGGAGAAGAAGGGTgcaaaaggtgatgggagagtgggggagGGGTGGTGCAAGCCATGCCCTGTACcgtcgacgaaaacggggttacACAACCCTTTGCACCCTTGATCATCACAAAagccagctggaaaaaggtgaaagggaCAGGTGCTAACTATCGCGCAATGGAGTGACATAATTGCGTGATTGTCCTGCCAACCGCGCGTcggtcaacagtcaaggctttgactttgaccaaaaCCTGGCAGCGCGCGAGAGAATCAACTCGTCGCGCGACTGTCCAAACCTGTGttagggttttgacttagggtttttgggtttaagaaAGGGGTCCACTTACTCCAAGTTCAAACCTCTTCATTCTCAAGACAGTTTTtcatctgattcatcatcgatgaaacaagaaaatcgaaaaacgaagtaaatcGATCGGGAGATCcagattggagtgtctacaaTGACCATATATATAACCAGTGAAGATCATATATGTAACCAGTGAATACATAACAtagttttgttttgattttgttacctTTCTTGTAGATGATCTAATAACATGCATGGTTAGCATGATAGGGGTATGCGACCACCCTCGatctttttcttgaataaaattttcattaatctaATAATTATGGAGATGAAACGTCATCGATCAATTGGTTACTTAGTAGTTATCACTAATCagcaatttaaaaaatatgttaaACTAGAAGTACTCACAAATGTGCAGCTTTTGGTGCCCCGGCCACCTCATCATTCTCCATcatcatatatgcatgcatgcatgtgtttttatttatttatttatatatatacatgtggaTGTGCATGTGCATGTGGATACAGGTGAATATATACTtattattagtttcaaaataaGAAAGTAAACAAAGAAACCAATAGGAAGCAAGCAAGCATGCATGCACCTAGGAAATTAAACAGGTTTAGTTGGAAGTGGAACTGTTGttgggaatatatatatatatatatatatatagagagagagagagagagagagagagagagagacacacacatacaaggatgggatcaggaggggtctagtagcggcgaccgccacgacaagaattttaaaaaatgcaattattatatgtaaaaaaaaaaatttatgcccaacttatatagtctcgccaccgctaaatttttttagtatacattttgcCACTGcaagggtaaaatcctggttccatcCTTGCACACATATAATATGAAGGTGGGTTAGGTTCTCGATCAGTATTTAATTTGAAGTTTGCAAACAAAAAACTACTAACATACATAGATTCTTGAAAAAGCTGATTGGcctggatatatatatatatatatatatatatatatatatatatatatatatttcttgaatgacaatttaaaaaatgatacttataattttttttttaaaaatgataatAATAGATAAATGTGGCctttccttccttgagagataTATCCACCGTAGACTAGCATTGATTCCGGAGTAACCTAGCTATATATTCATAGGAATTTAATAACTTACACCAATTGGAAGGCCGGGGAGGAAACCacaatttccctttttttttaatatatattcaaattcaagattcaaaaacagcataaaaaaaattctagcaTGGATTGTGCTAAAATAATAGTATTTAGAAAACTTGTGCACTGTAAATTTCATCTGGGCATTTCACATTTGGCGTTCATTGAGTTGTATAATTTGCTTATGCaaaccaattttaaaaaattgcactaACAGTTAATAAGCTCTCAATGCATCTCAATTATCAAATTAGTAGAGGTTTTCCCAGAGTGGAGGTCATGCTTACGGATTGTTTGCGTATTGTGACTTCTTTACGTAGTATGGAGTCcgttgagattttttatttttgttaaaacgGTCTTGTTTGAAATTGTAAAGGCTGCTCATACCCTAGCAGAATTTGTAACAACGATAGTGTGGAATCCATGAATTTATGTTATGTGTTCAATTCCTCAAAAATATTTACCAAACAAGGAGTAGCTAATAGCATAAAAGGTATAGTCGATCATGGTATGTATTATTATGGATGTAAAAAGAATGTAACTCCATTTAAACTAGGCTCTGTTCACTTGTACGTAATTTAATGATTAATTTCAATCATGAACAAACAGtagaaatataaaatttcaaCTATTGgaaggtaaattttttttttttttttaatcttttcttttgatctTGAGTGCTAGAAGACAATACAAGATAATTAACTATTAATTCTTTGGTTAGAATAATGCAACTTCTTTTGAGGGGCCATAAATATAAAGGAGTACTTTTTTCGATCAAAGTGAATGAAAAAAGACATTTCCTTGGCCAAAGCACCTTTTCCAAGAGACGACTTATTACGTTTAATATAAAAGGGGATCGTTTCCCTTTTGCTCCATGTTCTCAATCAAACATGGCCGGGGAGGGAAAAGTGATCGAtgttcaaaagaaattaaaaaattaaaaaattcaaacatgggGAGGGAAAAGTGATCATGCCTTTcctatatatactatatatatccGCTTCAACTTCTTCAAgtactgtgtatttttcttccTTCTACTTTTGCGTCCCTTTTTCCGTTCTGCTCCTTGGTGGTTTTTTAGTAAGTCTTAGGAATGGTCAAAGTCTCAAAATAGAAGACATCAGaatttcaagtttaattttTCGAATAATGTTTTAGGAACGGAAAAAGCTATGGgtacatatcggattgagctgattttgaaaaaaatcagctcaaattttgaaaaaaattcttaccgatatcggatcgagctgattttttataggactCTATAAAAAATTCTTTGTGAGTGCATTACGGAATGTTGCTGCAAAGATGGGAATTGATCGTCTACAACCCGTGTGTGTGCACGTCTCAATTAAGCCTAGACATAAACCAAGTTACAATTGGCCTTGGGGTAATGGCTAATTGTGCACGGTGAAATTGGGTGTGATGTTCAAGGGTAGTTAATTCTTTCAAGCACTCTGGTGGGCCCAAGTATAGTATGGAATTGGAGAGTTTTGGTTAACATAGAATCATTGTTAGTTTGTTACTTTAGGGAACTTTAGCACGGCAATTCTTATAAAAGTGGAGGACAGAAGGGTTTTTAGAAGGGGGCTCTCGGCCGTGGCGGCTGCTATCACGAGAAATAGGGTCACGACATCACGAAAAAGAAGCATGACTCCGGCTCTCATGGTTGGGTAACTCCATTCTCTAAGGGAAGATGAAGCCCCGTGTCAAGTAACTTCGTATATATGTATAGGTTTAGGTTTTAATAATCGGATCGATTGTTTAACTAGAACTCGTTTCAGTTTTATGGAATGATTGTAATgctttcaatttgttttgtaTTTATATCCGCGGTTTTCAAATACAGAGTTAAACAATGGTTTTCACTGATTgcggttggagttctgagatagattatgctcgtaagatgGATCGTGCCGTTAGGTAGTCAGACCATGCTTTTGAGACGGTTCATACTATAGAATAatctatgccttttaacaatccaatatatttattttctcaACGATCATCGAAAGGGTTTGCAAGTCCCAGCGATAATCCATTCTAATCCGAATAATTAACCTAACCTATGCATGTCGTAGTTACACAGTCGGAGTGGATTCtaaaccctagatattttcctccattgttTCCaaacttttaattaaattgctcgctctttagtttaattagctctTCAAACAATCCACTCGatcaatcttttctttttttaattaatctagaAATTAATCGGAAGTATAGTAACTCAGTCTCACTGTCCCTACGGATCGACACTCGATCTTAAACCACTAGTCTACATAATAGTAGTTACTCTAAGTTTTTATAGGATTATTTTTGACTCGCGGTACGACACGGTCAACTATTACAGGAGAGTCCAAGGAGTGTTGAAGAAACAGTTAAGGAGGGTTTAGCCCTGGTGAATAGGTGAGACCCTATATTTTTGTGCAGAACATGCGTCTATTTTCTCGGGTATatgatacgcacctaagattgcttgatcgtggtgcttaagtccgttagttagaagtgcttttagctattattgtcgtttttagtcaatattgctcgtaaggtagtttgtttagtatttcaggcaaaacgcccttaaaaggcgtattttgagtgcaaagtcaacccccaagttaattcaagactcatcgctcggtggaacttgtgccaaagtgaccaaagaacgaaggcgaggagcgtcgggcaagccaacggtcgtcgggtgccaagttctggaggctggcttgaagaaccagagataagctctgcgtatcgatacggattaagcgctatatcgatacgcgttggttatctttccaagcagagagtcccgtatcgatacggacataatctgtatcgatacgggattgttacggaagattggccttttcagcttaacgatgtggtatcgatactttgcttaatctgtatcgatacagagAGCTTCCGGccagatatttgctgctttttgggctttccatttatggaatacttgccttttatagtatgtttttagatatttgaggagagagaaacccattgtgtataaataggggtctcctctctcccctttgttatctaggtctttaatagcttttatttttcctccattaatggtcttttaagcttttcaagttatttccttaagaactcaagtaagtaattctcgttcgttaatttctcgtttattaaagttgttcctacggactagatcttttataatatcaagtttgttttcgtttctatcggttaaaagtcatgtctcgtttttatgctttcttccatgctttagctatgtgtgagtagttgataggccaagtctcagggtaatctttcccgaggacttaggtggttatttggttctcaaaccttcgggcttaaaatcttggttttcggaatttcattaacctagtctttttggtctaagcgaggcgtggtaactccttggtatgaagtttagtcaagcggtcttggcaagcgacatattgagggctcgtggccccctacgtgttagatacattagcaaaaataggttgatttaattccggttaatcacatcttccGATAAATGTAGTCTTTTACAGTTAAAtcctccgggcgtgagcacgcggtcgtgactcccgcctgagttataattgagaaccggtaatggctcaagtcaagggttagacgatccctagacttgcctcctttaagttaattaggcgctttcctagtcttttgccttggcaattttcatcatttcaaagcaaaaccaagttggccgtcttaaacgccacgaaccaccatataaaacctacaatccaattaagctatattcaaattctctgtgggtacgatcccggacttccggatattatgctaccaacgatctagccctacgcttggggttttcaaccttatatttgaaggcgaggtttgaaggcgaagcatttttggcgccgttgccggggatttcttttatagcttctttggaggatcgacaaaccattgtaagtactctgtttatttttcctttgtgtacTTTGAGCTCggcttagcggatacctctaactgagccaccaattcgacttgaggtttaacgaagctagtcgagcatcaattgccttttacTTTCTATTTATTACTGCTTCTATAGccgtggtggtggcataaccccacgagACTGTTTGTGaacgaggcggcggcatagcccctctagtctgcttTATTGAACTGTGCAGGTTGTATGCTCAATATCTATCGTAGCCCTTTATCGAATCGGCTACATCGATCTGCATCTCGCGAGCTATCACCTCCATTAAGcccaatggcagatcaaccaGCAGCTCGCACTTTGCGCGATTATTTAACGCCAGAAAGAGGTCCACATGTCTCCCCCATAACCATTCCTACTTGCACTGCCGCCAATGCGTTTGCTTTCAAGCCAGAGTACCATCGGGTTATCCCAGAGTTTCGGGGGcgtgaattggaggatccttatgcCCACATTCGGGAATTCGAAACTATCGTTAGCACCTTTGTGACCGGGCCGGGTCAGCTAgatcaagctcgcctgaagCTATTTCCCTTTTCGCTCAAGGACAAGGCTAAGCAgtggttccattctttgaagCCCCACTCCTTGCTcacatggggggaagtgcaagatgtGTTCACCACCAAGTTCTTCCCGGTCAGCCGAACCAAGCTCTCATggatcaaattcagaatttcaagcaaaaagatggggaggttttctacaagtattgggagcgttacaaggatttgcttgCAGCTGTCCTACACCACAATTTTCCCATGTATCTTGTGATCAactatttctatttgggttCTGATCGAGAGTCTAAGCAGCTTTTGGATACTATGGGGAGTGGTGACTTTATGGGAAAGGACCCCGACGCCGCTTGGGAATTCTTAGATGCTTTGGCCGAAAGagctcaaacttggcaatacattGATCCGGGTGACCAAGCTATGAGAAATCAAGGACCGGGAGGTTCCGGTAAGTTTTCAGTGAATGAGCAGAACGGTCTTGAGACGCGGTTGGATGAGCTATCGTTAAAGTTGGACAGAATGAAGCTAGATTCGGTCCAAGCAAAAGAAGTGAAAGAAGCGACAGAAGTGAAAGAGGTGAAAGAGGTtcgccaagtggaagaagtttgtGTCATTTGCGAGACCACGGGTCATTCGACCGACAACTGTCATACCATCCCCACCCTTCGACAACACTATAATCAACTCCCTGAAGAAGTATGTGCACTGAATCAACGTTAGGATCCATATTCCAACACTTATAATCCCGGGTTGAAATCTAATCCGGCTTTCCATTGGAGTAACCAGAATGAGGCCGGCTCGTCAACTTCTCAAGGTCCTCCTCCTTctcagaatcaaacatggcgcCAATCTCAGTTTCAGGGTCAGCCACGTTTTCCTCCGGCACAATCTCAAGGCCCGCCAGGATTCATACCACCGAGCCAATTCCAagggcaaaatcaatttcagcaGCAACCAGCCCCACCTCCACGACGTTCTCTGGAGGATACTCTGAATGCATTCTGTCAAATGCAAACGACCACTAATGAGCAAACTACCCAAGCGATGAACGACATAAGGAATCAAGTGGGTAAATTAACAATGGCTATCGGTGTTttgcaacaagagaaaggaaaactaccTACCCAACCTCAACCAAACCCTCAAGGCCAACATTTTGCACAAgactcttcggtgactttccccgagcaagcaaaggccatAATATCGTTGAGAAGTGGGAAGACGGTTGATAATGCTCAAGTGGAGCCGCCGGTTGTGCAAACCTTGTTACCTTTTCCGGCACTATTGAAGCCCATAGTGCcaaatggggaatctcccaaaccGGTtctaaagaagaagaaaagggaaaagccaAAGAAGTCGAGGTTCCGCCCGCTTTCACCGTTCCTGTTCCATATCCTAACCGACTTAAGTCGCCTGCCAAGCCGAATTTGAACAGTgatatctatgaagttcttAAGAAAGTGACGGTTAACCTTCCTTTGCTTGACGCTATTAAACAGATTCCATCatacgccaaatttttgaaggagttGTGCACTCACAAACGGCAACTCCAAGTGCAGAAGAAGGTGTTCTTGACTGAACAAGTGAGCTCACTCTTCCAGTCAACCCTTCCGCCCAAGTATAATGATCCGGGCTGTCCTACGATATCCATCACCATCGGGGGTAAGGTTTGTGAAAAGGCTCTTCTCGATTTGGGGCAAGTGTAAACCTCCTACCGTTCTCGGTCTATGAACAACTTGGTTTGGGAGAGATGAAGCCAACTCGGGTGACTTTACAACTGGCAGATCGGAGTATTCGAGTTCCCAAAGGGGTGGTCGAAGATGTTCTCGTTCAAGTTGACCAGTTCGTGTACCCAGTCGACTTCGTGGTTCTTGATACGTGCCCGGTACCGGCAGCTCAATCGTCCGTTCCAATCATTCTTGGCCGGCCGTTTTTGGCAACATCCGACGCCGTCATTCATTGCCGGGATGGCCGCCTTAACATGAgttttggcaacatgaagatgcaagtcaacatgttccatATCGGTAGCCAATTGGGCGATGACGAGGATGTGTGCGGAGTAAGCATGGTCGATTCACTTGTTCAAGACCACGTCACTACATTTATTTGCAAAGATCAGTTGGAACTCGCACTGACTTCTGCCGAGGCCGATTTTCTTGAAGCCCCTGAGGTTGCGTACTTGTGCTCTCTGTTAGATGAGGAAGAGATGTGTGGTATAACCCCGTGGGTCCCAAAATTTGAGGAGCTGCCTTTTATTGAGAAGCGAGCCGTTCCGTCTAGCATGGAACCCCCAGTGCTTGAGTTGAAACCACTACCGGATACCCTCAAGTACGCCTATCTTGGCGACGGCCAAACATACCCGGTGGTAATCTCCTCCGCCCTCACCGAACTTCAGGAATTTCAACTACTCTCTAAGTTGAGGACACATTCAAAAGCTATTGGATGGTCCATAGCCGATATCAAAGGAATAGATGGATCTCTGTGCTCTCATCACATTTACATGGAGGAGGATGTTAAGCCCTCTCGCCAGCCTCAACGACGATTAaacccgattatgaaggatgtggTGCGAGCAGAAGTTCTTAAATTGTTGGATGTTggcattatttacccgatagcggaTTCCAAGTGGGTGAGCCCGATACAAGTGGTGCCAAAGAAGTCTGGGGTGACTGTGGTGAAAAACGACAAGGATGAGCTTATTCCAATGCGAGTTCAGACTGGCTGGAgggtgtgcattgattatcggAAGCTGAACGCCAGTACCCGAAAGGACCATTTTCCCCTTCCCttcatcgatcaaattttggagagagtggcCGGGCACAAGTTCTACTGCTTTTTGGACGGGTACTCCggttataatcagattgaggtggccttggaagatcaagagaaaactactttcacgtgcccattcgggacctttgcgTATCGTCGTATGCCGTTCGGGCTTTGCAACGCCCCCGGTACCTTCTCGCGGTGTATTATGGGTTTATTCAGTGACatggtggagaaaattatggaaGTATTCATGGACGACTTCTCAGTTTTTGGTGACTCCTTTGAGGCTTGTCTTACCAACTTGGGGTTAGTATTAgcccggtgcgaggaaaagaatctagtgctgaattgggagaaatgtcatTTCATGGTGACCGAAGGCATTGTACTCGGCCATATTGTTTCTTCGAAAGGCATCGAAGTGGATCGGGCAAAAATCGATTTGGTTGGGAGTCTCCCGACTCCAAAGTGTTTGAAGGATATCCGATCTTTCTTggggcatgccggtttctatcggcggtttatcaaagattttagtgcaattGCCCGGCCTTTATGTCATTTGCTCGCCAAAGATGTGCCGTTCGAGTGGACGCCGGGTTGCGAGGCCGCCTTTGCCAAGCTAAAGTCTAGTCTCACCTCTCCACCTATAGTGCGATCTCCGAATTGGGAATTGCCCTTCGAGCTCATGTGTGACGCCAGTGATTACGCCGTTGGAGCTGTTTTGGGccaaaggaaagggaaagagtCGTACGTTATCTACTATGCAAGTAAGACGCTCAATGAggctcaaatgaactattcgACTACGGAGAAGGAGTTGCTTGCCATAGTCTTTGCGTTGGACAAGTTCCGGTCTTATCTAGTGGGGGCTCCGATTACCGTGTACACCGATCATTCGGCTCTCAAGTACCTTTTTACGAAGCAGGATGCCAAGGCGCGTTTGATTCGGTGGATtttactcctacaagagtttgacctcactattaaggacaagaagggtgtcgagaatgtggtggccgatCACTTATCTCGATTAGAATTCGAAGATCATACATCGCACATTCCTATCGGTGACTCCTTTCCCGATGAGCAGCTGTTCTCCATCACTACGGCTCCATGGTACGCGGATATAGTGAACTACTTAGTCACCGGTCTTATGCCTGGACATTGGAATTTGCAGGAGCAGCGTCGGTTTTTGGCCGAGGTGAAACGGTTCTCTTTTGACGACCTGTATTTGTTTAAGTATTGCGCCGACCAACTTGTTCGCCGTTGTGTGCCCGAGTCTGAGCAACATAGTGTTATCCAGTTTTGCTACACAGAGGCTTGTGGCGGCCATTTCTCGTTCAAAAAGACCGCCGCTAAGATTTTACAGTGCGGATTCTATTGGCCACAATTGTACAAGGATACGTTTGCTTTCTGCCGGGCATGTGCGCGCTGTCAACTTCTGGGGTGCGTGACGCGACGTAATGAGATGCCGCTTACccccattttgattattgaagtgtTTGACTGTTGGGGTATCGACTTCATGGGGCCATTTCCTACATCTTTTGGGTACCTCTACATCTTGTTGGCCGTTAACTATGtttccaaatgggtggaggccatCCCCACTCGTACTAATGATGCCCAAGTGGTCGTTGAATTTCTCCGTGAGTACATTTTGGCGCGATTTGGTATGCCCAGGGCTATCATTAGTGACCAAGGGTCCTACTTTTGCAACTGATCCATTGCGGCCCTCTTGCGGAAGTATTCCATCATTCACAAAGTCTCAACGGCTTATCATCCGCAAACAAATGGCCAAGCGGAGCTTGCAAATCGAGAGATTAAACATATCTTGGAGAAGACAGTTAATCCTACCCGTAAAGATTGGTCAACTCGTTTGGTCGATGCtttgtgggcttaccgtactgCGTACAAGACTATCTTGGGAATGTCACCTTATCGGTTGGTTTACGGGAAAGCATGCCACTTGCCAGTCGAGCTTGAGCATAAAGcgtattgggccattaagaaaCTAAATTTCAATATGGTACAAGCCGGTGCCCGCCGCAAGCTCCAATTGACGGAACTCGAGGAGTTGAGGTACAATGCTTACGACCATTCTAGCACTTACAAATCTAAACTCAAAGCCAAGCATGATAATAAGATTGTGATTAAAAACTTTGCGCCCGGTCAGCAAGTCTTGTTGTATAATTCTCGATTGCACTTGCATCCCGGGAAGTTGAGCTCACGTTGGGCCGGACCTTATGTTGTCAAAAATGTGTCCCCTCACGGGGCAATAGAAGTAGAGAGCATGTGTAACGGTTCCTCTTTTAAAGTTAACGGTCAGCggcttaagcctttccttggTGGCTTTGAAGCTCGCGAGCCCGATGAGGTCTTGGCCGATCCCGTTTACACGGATGGCCCCTCGTTTTAGCTTGTGTTACTCtaatttgcacggggagcgaaagcgtaaccgctgaacttaactgtttgtcggacccggcccccgggtagggggtaccctccattgacttgggtatatgtagctccgcacgccgctactaaaaaaaggatcgtgtgcccagctccggttagtaagggcaattttaatatcagtgacatagggctttcattagtttttctgataggagtaattcacagtgaaccactcacgtcttccagattagcctcaacgggggcggtatagatcttaggttaggccttgatattctCGTGCTCCAttaccgcacttggctctatcttgtgcctgcctggttacgatcttaagggacgctggacttcattgtttggcggagtccagctgtgacttggacgctccgagctctgatattaaattctgtatatttgtacatttgtaaataCTGCGTTTCTGCTTTGTTCTTATTTCTCATGTTTCGggattttctcaccaaaagatttcaccaacgcatcattgtatcgggctttaattagtccttctttgtcgtagtttgccgttaacgatccatgctcaccagatatgtccctatcgggggcaatttaggtctttgggtgcggCTTGATATTCCCGGGCTTTAGCACTAGGCTCTGTTTTGcttcactttgttttgatcatagggaacgctgggcttaattgcttggcgaggtcaagcggtgaattttacttcgggcatgatgtaacaactttgatggtctagtatagccacccgcgTTTTGCCTACTTGGTGCGacacgggaagaaaagtatgactcgtgagattgcgtgaaaatcgggtggtgtcctttgtttttctttgtatttatgtttgttggcgcccggataacacgagccgggcggttctaatgtcatttggctcttagtaggtagttcgagcttaagtcttttacagggtgaacgtgctaccacaccagccttggtagatTGGATCTAACGTCGGAGtgattgaggcattcaggagccctaagcatgggtgcgattacgtgtcgcggttgttagtccaataaagttttggccatgatcctgtgtgactagttgtggttccgttggaagagccgaaggagtcgaccttggaAGCCGTTCGGATGACAAACGGAGCCAGTGCCGCAaaaacctccaacttggtcgaggtatacaggggttgacattcccccgtaggtacgatcttttgttcctttttccctactgttgttctccatgctatgagggcatagcatatttcaagttggggggagggacataaatcggatatttatgttttatgcgttttgtttaaatttttcgtttttggtagatcaatccttccgttattacaaGTTAGTGGAATGGATCAACTTAGCACTTGGTCAATAGTTCattaattggcaagagttc
This genomic window contains:
- the LOC131332866 gene encoding uncharacterized protein LOC131332866 — translated: MADQPAARTLRDYLTPERGPHVSPITIPTCTAANAFAFKPEYHRVIPEFRGRELEDPYAHIREFETIVSTFVTGPGQLDQARLKLFPFSLKDKAKQWFHSLKPHSLLTWGEVQDVFTTKFFPDLLAAVLHHNFPMYLVINYFYLGSDRESKQLLDTMGSGDFMGKDPDAAWEFLDALAERAQTWQYIDPGDQAMRNQGPGGSGKFSVNEQNGLETRLDELSLKLDRMKLDSVQAKEVKEATEVKEVKEVRQVEEVCVICETTGHSTDNCHTIPTLRQHYNQLPEENEAGSSTSQGPPPSQNQTWRQSQFQGQPRFPPAQSQGPPGFIPPSQFQGQNQFQQQPAPPPRRSLEDTLNAFCQMQTTTNEQTTQAMNDIRNQVGKLTMAIGVLQQEKGKLPTQPQPNPQGQHFAQDSSVTFPEQAKAIISLRSGKTVDNAQVEPPVVQTLLPFPALLKPIVPNGESPKPVLKKKKREKPKKSSDIYEVLKKVTVNLPLLDAIKQIPSYAKFLKELCTHKRQLQVQKKVFLTEQVSSLFQSTLPPKYNDPGCPTISITIGGKVCEKALLDLGQV